A genomic segment from Nicotiana tabacum cultivar K326 chromosome 7, ASM71507v2, whole genome shotgun sequence encodes:
- the LOC107793754 gene encoding uncharacterized protein LOC107793754: MESTIKSLHHFHFPLYKNYHSNSLNPHTQFTHLHFNHRPLSSFHLQASGRRISNFPQRGDDLVGDSRNWRRDRGSVVTGDYVYEEYEDEDDEDEEEEDRSLDLLVKFVQNVFKKLSRKARKAVRSVLPVSISSQLVAFSVNGVIILTFLWLSKAVLEVFCTLGSVVFASILLIRGVWTGISYLQNNHNHRTDDDDRRAWSGVQPAS; this comes from the exons ATGGAGTCCACCATAAAATCCCTTCATCATTTTCACTTTCCTCTTTACAAAAATTACCATTCCAACTCCCTAAACCCTCATACCCAATTTACCCATCTTCATTTTAATCACCGTCCACTCTCTAGTTTTCACCTTCAAGCCTCAGGACGACGCATTTCCAATTTTCCTCAG AGAGGTGATGATTTGGTTGGGGATTCACGAAATTGGAGGCGTGATCGAGGCAGCGTAGTGACTGGAGACTATGTGTATGAAGAGTACgaagatgaagatgatgaagacgaagaagaggaGGATCGAAGTTTAGATCTGCTGGTTAAATTTGTTCAGAACGTTTTCAAAAAGCTTTCTCGAAAAGCTAGGAAAGCTGTCCGGTCCGTTTTGCCTGTTTCAATTTCCAGTCAATTG gtggcattttctgttaatggAGTtataattttgacatttttgtggCTATCGAAGGCAGTTCTTGAG GTATTTTGCACCCTCGGGAGCGTAGTTTTTGCTAGTATCTTACTTATTCGAGGAGTATGGACAGGCATATCATACTTACAAAATAATCACAACCATAGGACAGACGATGATGATCGTCGTGCATGGAGCGGGGTGCAACCTGCGAGTTAA